One window of Streptomyces sp. FIT100 genomic DNA carries:
- a CDS encoding diacylglycerol kinase yields the protein MSAHDQLLVVIDPVARRIDGESVRIAKDVLCAGAAAKICLPDGPEEFSRALTRRGGRRPVVVGDDQALLRAVAALYRGRELGDEPLSLVPVGSAASVELARSLGVPTGAVAAARAVLDGVARPLDLLVDDSDGVVLGELCIPAEAAAAVSVPHPASVWDTCRSFVRTLVRPAPPAPVARPHRLRVEADGVLLSDLDEPVEDVRVRAGDGAAEVTVTHPRRTGAEPLRTLAKVVTVSGPSFRYRADTLDLGPVRHRTWTLRPKGWALTLPAAGPRE from the coding sequence GTGTCGGCTCACGACCAGCTCCTGGTGGTCATCGACCCGGTCGCCCGCCGTATCGACGGCGAGTCCGTTCGGATCGCGAAGGATGTGTTGTGTGCCGGGGCTGCGGCGAAAATCTGCCTGCCCGACGGTCCGGAGGAATTTTCCCGGGCGCTGACCCGAAGGGGTGGCCGGCGACCCGTCGTGGTCGGTGACGACCAGGCGCTGCTGCGCGCCGTGGCCGCTCTGTACCGGGGCCGAGAGCTCGGGGACGAGCCGCTGTCGCTCGTCCCGGTCGGCTCCGCGGCCTCCGTGGAGCTGGCCCGCTCGCTCGGGGTGCCGACGGGCGCGGTGGCGGCGGCGCGGGCGGTGCTCGACGGCGTCGCGCGGCCGCTGGACCTGCTGGTCGACGACAGCGACGGGGTCGTGCTGGGCGAGCTGTGCATCCCCGCCGAGGCCGCCGCGGCCGTCTCCGTCCCGCATCCCGCCTCGGTCTGGGACACCTGCCGCTCCTTCGTGCGCACCCTGGTCCGCCCGGCCCCGCCCGCGCCCGTGGCCCGCCCCCACCGGCTGCGGGTCGAGGCCGACGGAGTGCTGCTGAGCGACCTGGACGAACCGGTCGAGGACGTCCGCGTACGGGCGGGCGACGGCGCGGCGGAGGTGACCGTGACCCACCCCCGCCGCACGGGAGCGGAGCCGCTGCGCACGCTGGCCAAGGTGGTGACGGTCTCCGGCCCGAGCTTCCGCTACCGCGCGGACACCCTCGACCTGGGACCGGTCCGGCACCGGACCTGGACGCTGCGGCCGAAGGGCTGGGCCCTGACACTCCCGGCCGCGGGCCCGCGGGAGTAG
- a CDS encoding adenylosuccinate synthase, which produces MPALVLLGAQWGDEGKGKATDLLGGSVDYVVRYQGGNNAGHTVVVGDQKYALHLLPSGILSPGCTPVIGNGVVVDPAVLLSELSGLNERGVDTSKLLISGNAHLITPYNVTLDKVTERFLGKRKIGTTGRGIGPTYADKINRVGIRVQDLYDESILAQKVEAALENKNQLLAKVFNRRAIEADRIVEEMLQYAEQIRPYVADTTLILNDAIDEGKVVLFEGGQGTLLDVDHGTYPFVTSSNPTAGGACTGAGVGPTKISRVIGILKAYTTRVGAGPFPTELFDDDGEALRRIGGERGVTTGRDRRCGWFDAVIARYATRVNGLTDFFLTKLDVLTGWEQIPVCVAYEIDGKRVDELPYSQTDFHHAKPVYEYLPGWSEDITKAKTFSDLPKNAQGYVKALEEMSGAPISAIGVGPGRTETIEINSFL; this is translated from the coding sequence GTGCCCGCACTTGTGCTGCTCGGTGCTCAGTGGGGTGACGAGGGCAAGGGAAAGGCCACCGACCTCCTCGGTGGATCCGTTGATTACGTGGTGCGTTACCAGGGCGGCAACAACGCCGGCCACACGGTCGTCGTCGGCGACCAGAAGTATGCGCTGCACCTCCTCCCTTCCGGAATCCTCTCGCCGGGGTGCACCCCGGTCATCGGCAACGGAGTCGTCGTCGACCCGGCTGTCCTGCTCTCCGAGCTGAGCGGGCTCAATGAGCGAGGCGTCGACACGTCCAAGCTCCTGATCAGCGGTAACGCGCATCTGATCACCCCGTACAACGTCACGCTCGACAAGGTGACGGAACGGTTCCTCGGGAAGCGCAAGATCGGCACCACCGGCCGCGGCATCGGCCCGACGTACGCCGACAAGATCAACCGTGTCGGCATCCGCGTCCAGGACCTCTACGACGAGTCGATCCTGGCCCAGAAGGTCGAGGCGGCGCTGGAGAACAAGAACCAGCTCCTCGCCAAGGTCTTCAACCGGCGCGCGATCGAGGCGGACCGGATCGTCGAGGAGATGCTCCAGTACGCGGAGCAGATCAGGCCGTACGTCGCCGACACCACGCTGATCCTGAATGACGCCATCGACGAGGGCAAGGTCGTCCTCTTCGAGGGCGGCCAGGGCACCCTGCTCGACGTCGACCACGGCACGTACCCCTTCGTCACCTCCTCGAACCCGACCGCCGGCGGCGCCTGCACCGGCGCCGGCGTCGGCCCGACGAAGATCAGCCGCGTCATCGGCATCCTCAAGGCGTACACGACCCGTGTCGGCGCCGGCCCGTTCCCGACCGAGCTCTTCGACGACGACGGCGAGGCGCTGCGCCGCATCGGCGGCGAGCGCGGTGTGACCACCGGCCGTGACCGCCGCTGCGGCTGGTTCGACGCGGTGATCGCCCGCTACGCGACCCGGGTCAACGGCCTGACCGACTTCTTCCTCACCAAGCTGGACGTGCTGACCGGCTGGGAGCAGATCCCGGTCTGCGTCGCCTACGAGATCGACGGCAAGCGCGTCGACGAGCTGCCGTACTCGCAGACCGACTTCCACCACGCGAAGCCGGTGTACGAGTACCTGCCGGGCTGGTCCGAGGACATCACCAAGGCGAAGACCTTCTCCGACCTGCCGAAGAACGCGCAGGGCTATGTGAAGGCGCTGGAGGAGATGTCGGGCGCGCCGATCTCGGCGATCGGTGTCGGCCCCGGCCGCACCGAGACGATCGAGATCAACTCCTTCCTGTAG
- a CDS encoding M20/M25/M40 family metallo-hydrolase — translation MSQQTPEEGTSGTTTRRAVLATAAATAAASAAATGQAFAAGPSSRSGPGPGSGPGSGSGGTGHGHGDRPATAQSPTRELRTLLKEIDPDRIEATVRKLASFGTRHTLSVQDDPVRGIGAARDWILAELRTYAEASGGRMTVELQSYIQEPASRIPVATRITNVVATLRGSVAPERIYVVSGHYDSRVTDVMDATSDSPGADDDASGVAVAMELARVMATRRPAATIVFAAVAGEEQGLYGAAHMAERFKAAGADVQGMFTNDIVGSPKADDGTLDPRSIRLFAEGVPSSETPEQAATRRSVGGENDSPARQLARFVRDTADNDATGMNVRVIYRRDRYLRGGDHIPFLERGYPAARFTEPAEDYAHQHQDVRVEDGKQYGDLPEFCDFDYIARVARVNGAALWTLARAPGTPRNAKIVTSTLTNATELVWDRGTEPDLAGYEVVWRETTAPEWTHVIEAGDVVRHEVDLSKDNVFFGVRAVGRSGARSPVAFPVPQR, via the coding sequence ATGTCGCAGCAGACTCCAGAAGAAGGCACCAGCGGCACCACCACACGACGCGCCGTGCTCGCCACGGCGGCCGCTACGGCCGCCGCGAGCGCCGCGGCCACCGGCCAGGCGTTCGCGGCCGGCCCCAGCTCCCGCTCCGGCCCCGGCCCCGGCTCCGGCCCCGGCTCCGGCTCCGGCGGTACGGGCCACGGACACGGCGACCGGCCCGCCACAGCGCAGTCCCCCACCCGCGAACTCCGCACCCTCCTCAAGGAGATCGACCCCGACCGCATCGAGGCGACCGTGCGCAAGCTCGCCTCCTTCGGCACCCGGCACACCCTCTCCGTCCAGGACGACCCGGTGCGCGGCATCGGCGCCGCCCGGGACTGGATCCTCGCGGAGCTGAGGACGTACGCGGAGGCGTCCGGCGGCCGGATGACCGTCGAGCTCCAGTCGTACATCCAGGAACCGGCGTCGCGGATCCCCGTCGCGACCCGGATCACCAACGTCGTCGCGACCCTGCGCGGTTCGGTCGCCCCCGAGCGGATCTACGTCGTCTCCGGGCACTACGACTCCCGCGTCACCGACGTCATGGACGCGACCAGCGACTCCCCGGGCGCCGACGACGACGCCTCGGGGGTCGCGGTCGCGATGGAGCTGGCACGCGTGATGGCCACCCGACGTCCGGCCGCCACGATCGTCTTCGCGGCGGTCGCGGGCGAGGAGCAGGGCCTGTACGGCGCCGCGCACATGGCCGAGCGGTTCAAGGCCGCGGGCGCGGACGTCCAGGGCATGTTCACCAATGACATCGTCGGCAGCCCCAAGGCGGACGACGGCACCCTCGACCCCCGCTCCATCCGGCTCTTCGCCGAGGGGGTGCCCAGCTCGGAGACCCCCGAACAGGCCGCCACGCGGCGCTCCGTCGGGGGCGAGAACGACTCCCCGGCACGCCAGCTCGCCCGCTTCGTCCGCGACACCGCCGACAACGATGCCACCGGGATGAACGTGCGCGTGATCTACCGCCGTGACCGCTATCTGCGCGGCGGCGACCACATCCCCTTCCTCGAACGCGGCTATCCCGCGGCCCGGTTCACGGAACCGGCCGAGGACTACGCCCACCAGCACCAGGACGTGCGCGTCGAGGACGGCAAGCAGTACGGCGACCTGCCGGAGTTCTGCGACTTCGACTACATCGCGCGAGTGGCGCGGGTGAACGGCGCCGCTCTGTGGACCCTCGCCCGGGCACCGGGCACCCCGCGCAACGCCAAGATCGTGACCAGCACGCTCACCAACGCCACGGAGCTGGTGTGGGACCGCGGCACGGAGCCTGATCTCGCCGGGTACGAGGTGGTGTGGCGCGAGACGACCGCGCCCGAGTGGACGCACGTCATCGAGGCCGGGGACGTGGTGCGCCACGAGGTGGACCTGTCGAAGGACAACGTGTTCTTCGGCGTGCGCGCGGTGGGCCGGAGCGGGGCGAGAAGCCCGGTGGCATTCCCGGTGCCGCAGCGCTAG
- a CDS encoding MFS transporter: MLTSSSCPPARPHPGVRRLERTLYAYAGLEDFVLLYPVYALLFAEHGLSTAEISFLFALWSLTGLVLEVPSGVWADAVSRRLLVTAGPLLSAAGFALWVLVPSYGAFAAGFVLWGIGGSLRSGAMEALVHDELERLGAAARYARVMGRAAAASIVATAAATAAAAPAHALGGHRLLGAASVAACLLCAAAGALLPEHRAPRAEHEPEPAAEPEPEPSPEREPEPEPKPEREPKPKPKPKPEPASAAEPEPESAAEHEPEPTAEPEPELKPEPQPEPQSEHEPEPESAAEPEAEPEPERAAARRGAYAATLRAGLAEVRGSRPVRHTLLLSVVLTSVWGALDEYVPLLAAATGVAGPAVPLLVLVVWAGVTAGSLLAGPGERLSARALGVAVAGAAAVMAAGALSGRPAGLVLVGAGFLVFQLADVLADARLQAAITGPSRATVTSLAGLGTGAGTILVYGAYATLSAHAPHGTVFALLALPYLAVAVTWGRTRQSPPSVAGPLAGG; the protein is encoded by the coding sequence ATGCTCACCTCTTCGTCCTGCCCGCCCGCTCGTCCTCACCCCGGTGTGCGCCGGCTGGAGCGAACGCTCTACGCCTACGCGGGACTCGAGGACTTCGTCCTCCTCTACCCGGTCTATGCGCTGCTCTTCGCCGAGCACGGCCTGAGCACCGCCGAGATCTCCTTCCTGTTCGCCCTCTGGTCGCTCACCGGGCTGGTGCTGGAGGTCCCCTCCGGCGTCTGGGCCGATGCCGTCTCCCGCCGTCTGCTGGTGACCGCCGGACCGCTGCTGTCGGCGGCCGGCTTCGCACTGTGGGTCCTCGTCCCGTCGTACGGGGCCTTCGCCGCCGGGTTCGTCCTGTGGGGCATCGGCGGATCGCTGCGTTCCGGCGCCATGGAGGCGCTGGTCCACGACGAGCTCGAACGGCTCGGCGCGGCGGCGCGCTACGCCCGCGTGATGGGGCGGGCCGCCGCGGCGAGCATCGTCGCGACGGCCGCGGCGACCGCGGCGGCGGCCCCCGCCCACGCGCTGGGCGGCCACCGGCTGCTGGGTGCGGCGAGCGTTGCCGCGTGTCTGCTGTGCGCGGCCGCGGGGGCGCTGCTGCCTGAGCACCGCGCCCCCAGGGCCGAGCACGAACCCGAGCCCGCGGCCGAGCCGGAGCCGGAGCCCAGCCCCGAGCGCGAGCCCGAACCGGAGCCCAAGCCCGAGCGCGAGCCCAAGCCCAAGCCCAAGCCCAAGCCCGAACCGGCGTCCGCGGCCGAGCCGGAGCCGGAGTCCGCGGCCGAGCACGAACCGGAGCCCACGGCCGAGCCGGAACCGGAGCTCAAGCCCGAGCCGCAGCCTGAACCGCAGTCCGAGCACGAGCCCGAGCCGGAGTCCGCGGCCGAGCCGGAGGCCGAGCCTGAACCGGAGCGCGCGGCCGCCCGGCGCGGGGCGTACGCGGCGACCCTGCGGGCCGGCCTCGCGGAGGTGCGGGGCAGCCGGCCCGTGCGGCACACGCTGCTGCTGTCCGTCGTGCTGACCTCGGTCTGGGGCGCCCTCGACGAGTACGTACCGCTGCTGGCCGCCGCCACCGGCGTCGCGGGGCCGGCCGTTCCGCTGCTGGTCCTCGTCGTGTGGGCCGGGGTGACCGCGGGCTCACTGCTCGCCGGGCCGGGGGAGCGGCTCTCCGCCCGCGCCCTCGGCGTCGCCGTCGCGGGCGCGGCGGCGGTGATGGCGGCCGGCGCGCTGTCGGGCCGCCCCGCCGGACTCGTCCTCGTGGGCGCCGGATTCCTGGTGTTCCAGCTGGCGGACGTGCTGGCCGACGCCCGCCTCCAGGCCGCCATCACCGGCCCGAGCCGGGCCACCGTGACCTCGCTCGCCGGGCTCGGCACGGGCGCCGGCACGATCCTGGTCTACGGGGCGTACGCGACGCTGTCCGCCCACGCCCCGCACGGCACGGTCTTCGCGCTGCTCGCGCTGCCGTACCTGGCGGTCGCGGTCACCTGGGGCCGCACCCGGCAGTCGCCCCCGTCCGTGGCAGGGCCCCTTGCAGGTGGTTGA
- a CDS encoding substrate-binding domain-containing protein gives MEWLSAENVVAVGTAMLGVLASAGVLWYERRVPSRKRIGYRIQLDTPIGSNGRRNGRPNIRLGLFSDTPDMSDGTLVLLRIENDGSQSIADNDYTGREVHGLTVDFTDRFVRGLAVTHGGGAEHLAEHFTPSAGLRYVGNTLYIPRVPLNRGEYYKLLVLLSGGPVGCEVRITGGIRDGEVMPNRAVLPDDKTPLFSNAARNITVLLTACVIALAAIIVVRDDSRPPIGCATGELTVNGSTAFAPVVRELAKKYEKDCAGSKITVDAHGSTAGIRSLAAAGEQADEARKGSPPVIALSDGPKPGGFPQLRENRIAVSAFTLVANDKVPVTNLALDDIRAIYRGDITDWSELGGPQLKILLVSRDANSGTREIFQRRVLNRNEPANSSRDCVHKDDPESKVTRCELDSTEQVLSTVAKLPGAIGYSELRAGTTLKGVHRLTIDGDPPSVETVGTSAYPYREIEYAYTYGRPPADSLASSFLTYMRLGSGQDVITTHGHLPCVTPKGLRVCGEE, from the coding sequence GTGGAATGGTTGAGCGCCGAGAACGTCGTGGCCGTGGGCACCGCCATGCTCGGCGTCCTGGCCTCCGCAGGCGTGCTCTGGTACGAGCGCCGCGTACCGAGCAGGAAGCGCATCGGCTACCGCATCCAGCTGGACACGCCGATCGGCAGCAACGGACGCCGCAACGGGCGGCCGAACATCCGGCTCGGCCTCTTCAGCGACACCCCCGACATGTCCGACGGCACCCTCGTCCTCCTGCGCATCGAGAACGACGGCTCGCAGAGCATCGCGGACAACGACTACACCGGCCGCGAAGTGCACGGGCTCACCGTCGACTTCACCGACCGCTTCGTGCGCGGGCTCGCCGTCACCCACGGCGGCGGCGCGGAGCACCTGGCGGAGCACTTCACCCCGTCCGCCGGTCTGCGCTACGTCGGCAACACCCTCTACATCCCCCGCGTCCCGCTCAACCGCGGCGAGTACTACAAACTCCTCGTGCTGCTCTCCGGCGGCCCGGTCGGCTGCGAGGTGCGGATCACCGGCGGCATCCGGGACGGCGAGGTGATGCCCAACCGCGCCGTCCTGCCCGACGACAAGACCCCGCTGTTCAGCAACGCGGCCCGCAACATCACCGTGCTGCTCACCGCCTGCGTGATCGCGCTCGCCGCGATCATCGTCGTACGGGACGACTCGCGCCCGCCGATCGGCTGCGCGACCGGCGAGCTGACGGTCAACGGCTCGACGGCCTTCGCGCCCGTCGTGCGCGAGCTGGCGAAGAAGTACGAGAAGGACTGCGCCGGTTCGAAGATCACCGTCGACGCCCACGGCAGCACCGCCGGGATACGGTCACTCGCCGCCGCCGGCGAACAGGCCGATGAGGCGCGGAAGGGCTCACCCCCCGTGATCGCCCTCTCCGACGGGCCCAAGCCGGGCGGCTTCCCGCAGCTGCGCGAGAACCGGATCGCCGTCTCGGCCTTCACGCTCGTCGCCAACGACAAGGTGCCGGTGACGAACCTCGCACTGGACGACATCCGCGCGATCTACCGCGGCGACATCACCGACTGGAGCGAGCTCGGCGGCCCGCAGTTGAAGATCCTGCTCGTCAGCCGGGACGCCAACTCCGGCACCCGCGAGATCTTCCAGCGCCGCGTCCTCAACCGCAACGAGCCCGCCAACTCCTCGCGCGACTGCGTGCACAAGGACGACCCCGAGTCGAAGGTCACCCGCTGCGAACTCGACAGCACCGAACAGGTCCTGAGCACCGTCGCCAAGCTCCCCGGCGCCATCGGCTACAGCGAACTGCGCGCCGGGACCACCCTGAAGGGCGTCCACCGGCTGACCATCGACGGCGATCCCCCGTCGGTGGAGACCGTCGGCACCAGCGCGTACCCGTACCGGGAGATCGAGTACGCGTACACCTACGGCCGGCCGCCCGCCGACTCGCTCGCCTCAAGCTTCCTCACCTACATGCGGCTGGGCAGCGGGCAGGACGTCATCACCACCCACGGCCATCTGCCGTGCGTGACCCCGAAGGGGCTGCGGGTCTGCGGCGAGGAGTGA
- a CDS encoding glycoside hydrolase family 19 protein — protein MVRRTVSGLAALAAAIGFAVALPASPAAAADCAAAWSSSSVYTNGMVASHNGHNWQAKWWTQGETPGTTGEWGVWADQGACSGGGGGNPDPSGFVVSEAQFNQMFPNRNSFYTYSGLTTAMSAYPAFANTGSDTVKKQEAAAFLANVSHETGGLVHIVEQNTANYPHYCDAGQPYGCPAGQAAYYGRGPIQLSWNFNYKAAGDALGIDLLGNPWRVEQDAAVAWKTGLWYWNTQSGPGTMTGHNAMVNQAGFGHTIRSINGSLECDGGNPAQVQSRVDNYTRFAQILGVPTGGNLYC, from the coding sequence ATAGTGCGACGTACGGTGAGCGGTCTCGCCGCCCTCGCAGCAGCAATCGGATTCGCCGTCGCCCTCCCCGCCTCACCCGCCGCCGCTGCCGACTGCGCGGCGGCCTGGAGCTCTTCGTCCGTCTACACCAACGGCATGGTCGCCTCCCACAACGGCCACAACTGGCAGGCCAAGTGGTGGACCCAGGGCGAGACGCCCGGAACCACCGGCGAGTGGGGTGTCTGGGCCGACCAGGGCGCGTGCAGCGGAGGCGGAGGCGGCAACCCGGACCCCTCGGGCTTCGTCGTCAGCGAGGCCCAGTTCAACCAGATGTTCCCGAACCGGAATTCGTTCTACACGTACAGCGGCCTGACGACGGCGATGAGCGCGTACCCCGCCTTCGCGAACACCGGCAGCGACACCGTCAAGAAGCAGGAGGCCGCGGCCTTCCTCGCCAATGTCTCGCACGAGACGGGCGGCCTCGTCCACATCGTCGAGCAGAACACCGCCAACTACCCGCACTACTGCGACGCCGGCCAGCCCTACGGCTGCCCGGCCGGCCAGGCCGCCTACTACGGCCGCGGACCGATCCAGCTCAGCTGGAACTTCAACTACAAGGCCGCGGGCGACGCCCTCGGCATCGACCTCCTCGGCAACCCCTGGCGCGTCGAGCAGGACGCGGCCGTCGCCTGGAAGACCGGCCTCTGGTACTGGAACACGCAGTCCGGTCCGGGCACCATGACCGGCCACAACGCGATGGTCAACCAGGCCGGCTTCGGCCACACCATCCGCTCCATCAACGGCTCCCTGGAGTGCGACGGCGGCAACCCGGCGCAGGTCCAGAGCCGCGTCGACAACTACACGCGGTTCGCCCAGATCCTGGGTGTGCCGACGGGCGGGAACCTGTACTGCTGA
- a CDS encoding bifunctional helix-turn-helix transcriptional regulator/GNAT family N-acetyltransferase translates to MDTTQIDQVRRFNRTVTERVGVLHDHYLGRGRPVGEARLLWEIGAGEQSHGHDVRELRERLGLDSGYVSRLLRSLEADGLVTVEPQPRDRRVRTVRLTDAGRAERALLDRGSDDLAGSLLQPLNAAQRARLVAAMAEVDRLLTAGTVTLETVDPDHPDARHCLRAYFTELQERFETGFDPALSLLPDAGELRPPLGLFLVARLHGEPVGCAGLKLPPGDGPADVKRMWVAPHVRGLGLGRRFLAELEERAVRDGRSVLRLDTNKALSPAIGLYRSFGFQEVPAFNDEPYAHHWFEKRLSAPTA, encoded by the coding sequence ATGGACACGACGCAGATCGACCAGGTGCGGCGGTTCAACCGCACCGTCACCGAGCGCGTGGGCGTGCTCCACGACCACTACCTGGGCCGCGGCCGGCCCGTGGGCGAGGCCCGGCTCCTCTGGGAGATCGGCGCCGGTGAGCAGAGCCACGGCCACGACGTACGAGAGCTGCGCGAACGCCTCGGGCTCGACTCCGGTTACGTCAGCCGGCTGCTGCGCTCCCTGGAGGCCGACGGCCTGGTGACCGTGGAGCCGCAGCCCCGCGACAGGCGGGTGCGCACCGTCCGCCTCACCGACGCGGGCCGCGCCGAGCGGGCCCTGCTCGACCGCGGCAGCGACGACCTGGCCGGCTCCCTCCTCCAGCCGCTCAACGCCGCACAGCGGGCCCGGCTCGTGGCCGCCATGGCCGAGGTCGACCGGCTGCTGACCGCCGGGACCGTCACGCTGGAGACCGTCGACCCGGACCACCCCGACGCCCGGCACTGCCTGCGCGCGTACTTCACCGAGCTCCAGGAGCGCTTCGAGACCGGCTTCGACCCCGCCCTGAGCCTGCTGCCCGACGCGGGTGAACTGCGCCCGCCGCTCGGCCTGTTCCTCGTCGCCCGCCTCCACGGCGAGCCCGTCGGCTGCGCCGGCCTGAAGCTGCCGCCCGGCGACGGCCCGGCCGACGTCAAGCGGATGTGGGTCGCCCCCCATGTCCGGGGCCTCGGCCTGGGCCGCCGCTTCCTGGCCGAGCTGGAGGAACGAGCGGTCCGGGACGGCCGCAGCGTGCTGCGCCTCGACACCAACAAGGCGCTCAGCCCCGCGATCGGCCTCTACCGCTCCTTCGGCTTCCAGGAGGTGCCCGCCTTCAACGACGAGCCGTACGCCCACCACTGGTTCGAGAAGCGCCTGTCCGCGCCCACGGCGTGA
- a CDS encoding DNA alkylation repair protein gives MAELATLEDPKARAVNEKHGDDHGVNLGKLRAIAKRLKTQQDLACRLWETDDTAARLLAILICRPKAFGRDELDAMLREARAPKVHDWLVNYVVKKNPHAEELRLIWSADPDPVVASAGWALTTERVAKKPEGLDLAGLLDVIEAEMKDAPDRLQWAMNHCLAQIGIEHAEYRTRAIGIGERLEVLKDYPTSPGCTSPFAPTWITEMVRRQQDT, from the coding sequence ATGGCCGAGCTGGCCACGCTTGAGGACCCGAAGGCACGCGCGGTGAACGAGAAGCACGGTGACGATCACGGTGTGAACCTCGGCAAGCTGCGCGCCATCGCGAAGCGCCTGAAGACACAGCAGGACCTCGCGTGCCGGCTCTGGGAGACGGACGACACCGCCGCGAGGCTGCTGGCGATCCTGATCTGCCGCCCCAAGGCGTTCGGGCGTGACGAGCTGGACGCCATGCTGCGCGAGGCACGCGCGCCCAAGGTGCACGACTGGCTCGTGAACTACGTGGTGAAGAAGAACCCGCACGCCGAAGAGCTGCGCCTCATCTGGTCCGCCGATCCGGATCCGGTGGTGGCGAGCGCCGGCTGGGCGCTGACCACCGAACGCGTGGCGAAGAAGCCCGAGGGCCTCGACCTCGCGGGACTGCTCGATGTCATCGAGGCGGAGATGAAGGACGCCCCGGATCGCCTGCAGTGGGCGATGAACCACTGCCTGGCCCAGATCGGGATCGAGCACGCCGAGTACCGCACCCGTGCCATCGGCATCGGCGAGCGCCTTGAGGTGCTCAAGGACTACCCGACCTCCCCGGGCTGCACGTCTCCGTTCGCGCCCACCTGGATCACCGAGATGGTGCGCCGGCAGCAGGACACGTAG
- a CDS encoding AAA family ATPase, which translates to MIVEHAYAHVTSYDETRWPWSVPCVRELLAEGLRFTAPVTFLVGENGSGKSTLVEALAEGFGLDSWGGSHDWRYASHRPKSVLGERIRFDAAPRGRRMLGSWAARKGFFLRAETALDALDREGFAPDSVSHGEGFLAAFRGKFLQPGLYVMDEPEAALSFASCLELIGHLDQLTKAGGQVICATHSPLLTAMPGADIVEVGEHGMRRVSWGELALVDHWRRYLADPRAYLRHVLD; encoded by the coding sequence GTGATCGTCGAACACGCGTACGCACATGTGACCTCGTACGACGAGACGCGGTGGCCCTGGTCCGTGCCCTGCGTCCGCGAACTCCTCGCGGAAGGGCTGCGCTTCACGGCGCCGGTGACCTTCCTCGTCGGTGAGAACGGATCGGGCAAGTCGACCCTGGTCGAAGCCCTCGCGGAGGGTTTCGGCCTGGACTCCTGGGGCGGCTCGCACGACTGGCGCTACGCCAGCCACCGGCCCAAGTCGGTGCTGGGCGAGCGGATCCGCTTCGACGCGGCGCCGCGCGGGCGCCGCATGCTCGGCAGCTGGGCCGCGCGGAAGGGGTTCTTCCTGCGAGCCGAGACGGCGCTGGACGCGCTGGACCGGGAAGGCTTCGCGCCGGACTCGGTCAGCCACGGGGAGGGCTTCCTCGCTGCGTTCCGGGGCAAGTTCCTACAGCCCGGGCTCTATGTGATGGACGAGCCGGAGGCGGCGCTGTCCTTCGCCTCCTGCCTCGAACTGATCGGGCACCTCGACCAGTTGACCAAGGCCGGCGGGCAGGTCATCTGCGCCACCCACTCCCCGCTGCTGACGGCGATGCCGGGCGCGGACATCGTCGAGGTCGGCGAGCACGGCATGCGGCGTGTGTCGTGGGGCGAGCTGGCCCTGGTCGACCACTGGCGCCGCTACCTGGCGGACCCGCGCGCGTATCTGCGGCACGTCCTCGACTGA
- a CDS encoding type II toxin-antitoxin system PemK/MazF family toxin, with the protein MIDIQRGSVWRIPTVGRERTLLVIQNSAVIRLHPGGIVCAVVQEAEDARDTLVTVPITAPVNGVVMAPDIAGFRPERFEAGKLLGHLSAEDMERVDRAVRALLDL; encoded by the coding sequence ATGATCGACATCCAGCGGGGATCGGTGTGGCGCATCCCCACCGTCGGCCGCGAGCGCACCCTGCTCGTCATCCAGAACTCCGCCGTCATCCGGCTGCACCCGGGCGGCATCGTGTGCGCCGTGGTGCAGGAGGCGGAGGACGCGCGGGACACACTCGTCACCGTGCCGATCACCGCTCCGGTGAACGGTGTCGTCATGGCCCCTGACATCGCTGGCTTCCGCCCCGAGCGGTTCGAGGCGGGGAAACTCCTCGGCCACCTGTCCGCCGAGGACATGGAACGGGTGGACCGGGCCGTACGCGCCCTGCTCGACCTCTAG